From a single Pseudomonas sp. A34-9 genomic region:
- the eutC gene encoding ethanolamine ammonia-lyase subunit EutC: MEKPPVDPQTPWLELRRLTPARIALGRTGTSLPTRAQLDFQFAHAQARDAVHLPFDHAGLSTQLEERGRESLLLHSAAVDRNSYLQRPDLGRKLSDDSARRLREYAAAHPGGVDLAIVVADGLSALAVHRHTLPFLTRLEEQMSADGWSMAPVVLVEQGRVAVGDEIGQLLGAKMLVMLIGERPGLSSPDSLGLYFTYNPKIGLTDAYRNCISNVRLEGLSYGMAAHRLLYLMREACRRQLSGVNLKDEAQIQTLESDAGADMKGNFLLSPPPA; the protein is encoded by the coding sequence ATGGAAAAACCGCCCGTCGACCCGCAAACCCCCTGGCTGGAACTGCGTCGCCTGACCCCGGCGCGTATTGCTCTGGGCCGAACCGGCACCAGCCTGCCAACCCGTGCACAACTGGACTTCCAGTTTGCCCACGCCCAGGCGCGCGATGCCGTGCATCTGCCCTTCGATCACGCCGGCCTCAGCACGCAATTGGAGGAGCGCGGGCGCGAAAGCCTGTTGCTGCACAGCGCCGCAGTGGATCGCAACAGCTACCTGCAACGCCCGGATCTGGGGCGCAAGCTGAGCGATGACTCGGCCCGGCGCTTGCGCGAGTACGCCGCGGCGCATCCGGGCGGTGTCGATCTGGCAATTGTGGTGGCTGACGGCTTGTCGGCGCTGGCGGTGCATCGGCATACCTTGCCGTTTCTCACACGACTGGAAGAACAAATGAGCGCCGACGGCTGGTCGATGGCGCCCGTTGTCCTGGTGGAACAGGGCCGCGTTGCCGTCGGTGATGAGATCGGCCAACTGCTCGGCGCAAAAATGCTGGTGATGCTGATCGGCGAACGCCCAGGCCTCAGTTCGCCAGACAGCCTCGGTTTATATTTCACCTACAATCCAAAGATCGGCCTGACCGACGCCTACCGCAATTGCATTTCCAATGTGCGGCTCGAAGGCTTGAGCTACGGCATGGCGGCGCATCGCTTGCTGTACTTGATGCGAGAAGCTTGTCGCAGACAGCTGTCGGGCGTGAATCTGAAGGACGAAGCACAGATTCAGACGCTGGAGTCGGACGCCGGTGCGGACATGAAAGGAAACTTCCTACTCAGCCCGCCCCCTGCCTGA
- a CDS encoding sigma-54-dependent Fis family transcriptional regulator: protein MHDNHLSRHARQVLTVSQGKPHLHGPGADPSIARSWLRCLEDYHLDPALTMAPTVLEHGRVLESRERLQQVLQIAGNEMSSLHQQLSGAGHAVLLTDARGVILNCVTAPAERKIFERAGLWLGADWSEACEGTNGIGTCLVERQALTIHQDEHFRGRHTGLTCSASPVFDPHGELLAVLDVSSARHDVSRQSQFHTMALVNLSAKMIESCYFLRCFDNQWLLRFHLQAESVGLFSEGLLAFDGEGRISAVNQSALNLLGHIRGGLLGKPVEAFFDCSLDELLGRASAHASASWPLRTRDGRHLFAVLRGESRKPVPMAPTPVVADSPRLSGICLGDEALQADFRKALRVFERDVPLLINGETGSGKEAFAKAVHQASQRSGKAFVALNCAAIPESLIESELFGYRGGSFTGARKDGMRGKLQQADGGTLFLDEIGDMPLALQTRLLRVLEDRQVVPIGGEPEAVNVRIISATHRNLLERVAEGSFREDLYYRLNGLEVALPALRERSDKSQLLDFLLAEEAGGETILIEEPARQALLAFNWPGNVRQLRNVLRTLAALCDEGRIGIEDLPVMIRQGRPVISPVESSEHPLEDAERLALLGALEQTRWHMTRTAEQLGVSRNTLYRKLRKHGIERRVS from the coding sequence ATGCACGACAACCATTTGAGTCGCCATGCCCGGCAGGTCCTCACCGTCAGTCAGGGCAAGCCGCACCTGCACGGGCCCGGAGCCGATCCGTCGATTGCCCGTTCGTGGCTGCGCTGTCTTGAGGACTATCACCTCGACCCCGCGCTGACCATGGCGCCGACCGTGCTCGAACACGGCCGGGTACTCGAAAGCCGCGAGCGCCTGCAACAGGTGTTGCAGATCGCCGGCAATGAAATGAGCAGCCTGCATCAACAGCTCTCCGGCGCCGGCCACGCGGTGCTGCTGACCGACGCGCGCGGGGTGATCCTCAACTGCGTCACCGCCCCCGCCGAACGCAAGATTTTCGAGCGCGCCGGCCTCTGGCTCGGTGCGGACTGGAGCGAGGCTTGCGAAGGCACCAACGGCATCGGCACCTGCCTGGTCGAGCGCCAGGCGCTGACTATTCATCAGGATGAACACTTTCGCGGTCGCCACACCGGCCTGACCTGTTCGGCGAGCCCGGTGTTCGACCCGCATGGCGAACTGCTCGCGGTGCTCGACGTGTCGTCGGCGCGCCATGACGTCTCGCGGCAGAGCCAGTTTCACACCATGGCACTGGTCAATCTGTCGGCGAAGATGATCGAGAGTTGCTACTTCCTGCGCTGTTTCGATAACCAATGGTTGTTGCGTTTTCATTTACAGGCCGAATCGGTCGGGTTGTTCAGCGAAGGCTTGCTGGCGTTTGACGGCGAAGGGCGGATCAGCGCGGTCAATCAGAGTGCACTGAATTTGCTTGGGCATATTCGTGGCGGTTTGCTGGGTAAACCGGTTGAGGCGTTTTTCGATTGTTCACTGGATGAATTGCTTGGCCGCGCCAGTGCCCATGCCAGCGCCAGTTGGCCGCTACGCACCCGTGACGGCCGACATTTGTTTGCCGTGTTGCGCGGGGAATCGCGCAAACCTGTACCGATGGCACCGACGCCGGTGGTGGCTGACTCGCCGCGCCTGTCCGGCATCTGTCTCGGTGACGAGGCGTTGCAGGCCGATTTTCGTAAAGCCCTGCGCGTCTTCGAACGTGATGTCCCGCTGCTGATCAACGGCGAAACCGGCTCCGGCAAAGAGGCCTTCGCCAAGGCTGTGCACCAGGCCAGCCAGCGTTCTGGCAAAGCCTTCGTCGCCCTCAACTGCGCGGCCATCCCGGAAAGCCTGATCGAAAGCGAACTGTTCGGCTATCGCGGTGGCAGCTTCACCGGCGCGCGCAAGGACGGTATGCGCGGCAAGTTGCAGCAGGCCGATGGCGGCACGTTGTTCCTCGATGAAATCGGCGATATGCCACTGGCCTTGCAGACCCGGTTGTTGCGGGTGCTTGAAGACCGGCAAGTGGTGCCGATTGGCGGTGAGCCGGAGGCGGTCAATGTGCGGATCATCAGCGCCACCCACCGTAATCTGCTGGAGCGGGTCGCAGAGGGCAGTTTTCGCGAAGATCTGTATTACCGGCTCAATGGGCTGGAAGTGGCGTTGCCTGCATTACGTGAACGTAGCGACAAGTCGCAGTTGCTGGATTTCCTGCTGGCCGAGGAGGCGGGCGGCGAAACGATCTTGATCGAAGAGCCGGCGCGTCAGGCTTTGCTGGCGTTCAACTGGCCGGGCAATGTGCGGCAGTTGCGCAATGTGCTGCGCACGCTGGCGGCGCTGTGTGATGAGGGGCGGATCGGGATTGAGGATTTGCCGGTGATGATTCGGCAGGGGCGTCCAGTCATTTCGCCTGTCGAATCTAGCGAACACCCACTGGAAGATGCCGAACGGTTAGCCTTGCTCGGAGCTCTTGAACAAACGCGGTGGCACATGACTCGCACCGCTGAGCAACTGGGCGTTAGCCGCAATACGCTTTACAGAAAACTGCGTAAGCATGGGATTGAGCGGCGGGTCAGTTAG
- a CDS encoding YceK/YidQ family lipoprotein, which translates to MNKLLALVLALQLSGCATARTLDAAKPGAPVVYSGTRLDLYAMNGGCCAMDRFGAEAPSYPGVDLPASALLDTLLLPLSLLTVIGVGFQATGGL; encoded by the coding sequence ATGAATAAGCTGCTGGCGCTGGTGCTGGCGCTGCAACTGAGCGGGTGCGCCACGGCGCGCACGCTGGATGCGGCCAAACCGGGCGCTCCGGTGGTGTATTCCGGGACGCGACTGGATTTGTACGCAATGAATGGCGGGTGTTGCGCGATGGATCGGTTCGGGGCCGAGGCGCCGAGCTACCCGGGGGTGGATCTGCCGGCGAGTGCGTTGCTCGATACGCTTTTGTTGCCGTTGTCATTGCTGACGGTGATAGGCGTGGGGTTTCAGGCAACTGGCGGATTGTAA
- a CDS encoding DedA family protein, with protein sequence MDFNPLDLILHLDVYLDLLVNNYGPWIYAILFLVIFCETGLVVMPFLPGDSLLFIAGAVAAGGGMDPVLLGGLLMLAAILGDSTNYVIGRTAGEKLFSNPNSKIFRRDYLQKTHDFYDKHGGKTVTLARFLPIIRTFAPFVAGVAKMPYARFFGFSVLGTILWVGGLVTLGYFFGNVPFIKKNLSLLVVAIILLSLVPMILGVVRSRFGGTKAQSH encoded by the coding sequence ATGGATTTCAACCCGCTCGACCTTATCCTGCATCTCGACGTGTACCTCGATTTGCTGGTGAACAACTATGGTCCATGGATCTACGCCATTCTGTTTCTGGTGATTTTCTGTGAAACCGGTCTGGTGGTGATGCCATTCCTGCCGGGTGATTCGCTGTTGTTCATTGCGGGTGCCGTTGCCGCTGGCGGTGGAATGGATCCGGTACTCTTGGGCGGCCTGCTGATGCTCGCGGCCATACTGGGCGACAGCACCAACTACGTGATCGGACGAACGGCCGGGGAGAAGCTGTTCAGCAACCCGAACTCGAAAATCTTCCGTCGCGACTACCTGCAGAAAACCCACGACTTCTATGACAAGCATGGCGGCAAGACCGTAACGCTGGCGCGCTTCCTGCCGATCATCCGAACCTTTGCACCATTCGTCGCCGGTGTGGCGAAGATGCCGTACGCGCGCTTCTTCGGTTTCAGCGTGTTGGGCACCATCCTCTGGGTCGGCGGTCTGGTGACGCTGGGCTACTTCTTCGGCAACGTACCGTTCATCAAGAAAAACCTGTCCTTACTGGTGGTGGCGATCATTCTGCTGTCGCTGGTGCCAATGATCCTCGGCGTGGTTCGCAGCCGTTTCGGCGGCACCAAAGCGCAATCGCACTAA
- the mpl gene encoding UDP-N-acetylmuramate:L-alanyl-gamma-D-glutamyl-meso-diaminopimelate ligase, giving the protein MHIHILGICGTFMGSMAVLAKELGHHVTGSDANVYPPMSTQLEAQGIQLTQGYDPAQLDPAPDLVVIGNAMSRGNPAVEYVLNKGLPYVSGPQWLADHVLQGRWVLAVAGTHGKTTTSSMLAWMLEHAGMSPGFLIGGVPQNFSVSARLGGTPFFVIEADEYDSAFFDKRSKFVHYRPRTAILNNLEFDHADIFPDLPAIERQFHHLVRTIPSEGLVIHPTTEPALQRVIEMGCWTPVQTTGAGGQWQVRLLSEDGSAFEVMFEGVSQGTVEWELTGQHNVANALAALAAARHVGVVPSMGIAGLSAFKNVKRRMEKVAEVRGITIYDDFAHHPTAIATTLDGLRKRIGDAPLIAIIEPRSNSMKLGAHRDGLPDSVVDADQVIWYAPANLGWDLAATAALCTVPSIVSDSLEGIIERVKSQAQPGTHVVIMSNGGFGGLHGKLAEALQ; this is encoded by the coding sequence ATGCACATTCATATTCTGGGTATCTGCGGCACTTTCATGGGCTCGATGGCAGTGTTGGCCAAAGAGCTGGGCCATCACGTGACCGGCTCCGACGCCAACGTCTATCCGCCGATGAGCACGCAGCTTGAAGCCCAGGGCATTCAACTGACGCAGGGTTACGACCCGGCGCAACTCGATCCGGCACCGGATCTGGTGGTGATCGGCAACGCCATGTCCCGCGGCAACCCGGCGGTGGAATATGTCCTGAACAAAGGCCTGCCGTACGTTTCCGGCCCGCAATGGCTGGCTGACCACGTGCTGCAAGGTCGCTGGGTACTGGCGGTGGCCGGTACGCACGGCAAAACCACCACCAGCAGCATGCTCGCCTGGATGTTGGAGCACGCCGGCATGAGCCCGGGTTTCCTCATCGGCGGCGTACCACAGAACTTCTCGGTGTCTGCTCGCTTGGGCGGCACGCCGTTCTTCGTGATCGAAGCCGACGAATACGACAGCGCCTTCTTCGACAAGCGTTCGAAGTTCGTGCATTACCGTCCGCGCACCGCGATCCTCAATAACCTTGAATTCGATCACGCTGACATCTTCCCGGATTTGCCGGCGATCGAGCGGCAATTCCACCACTTGGTGCGCACCATCCCAAGTGAAGGTCTGGTCATCCATCCGACCACCGAGCCGGCCTTGCAACGTGTGATCGAAATGGGCTGCTGGACCCCGGTGCAAACCACCGGTGCCGGCGGCCAGTGGCAGGTCAGACTGCTGAGCGAGGACGGTTCGGCGTTCGAAGTGATGTTCGAAGGGGTGTCGCAAGGCACCGTCGAGTGGGAGCTGACCGGTCAGCACAACGTTGCCAACGCCTTGGCTGCCTTGGCAGCGGCGCGGCATGTTGGCGTGGTGCCATCGATGGGCATCGCCGGCCTGAGCGCGTTCAAGAACGTCAAACGTCGCATGGAGAAAGTCGCCGAAGTACGCGGCATCACCATTTACGACGACTTCGCTCACCACCCGACGGCCATCGCTACGACCCTTGATGGTCTGCGCAAACGCATTGGCGATGCGCCGCTGATTGCGATCATCGAACCGCGCTCCAACTCGATGAAGCTCGGCGCGCACCGTGATGGTTTGCCGGACAGCGTCGTCGATGCCGACCAGGTAATCTGGTACGCCCCGGCCAACCTCGGCTGGGACCTGGCTGCCACCGCTGCGCTGTGCACGGTGCCGTCGATTGTCAGCGATTCGCTGGAAGGCATCATCGAGCGCGTGAAGAGCCAGGCCCAGCCCGGCACTCATGTGGTGATCATGAGCAACGGCGGCTTCGGCGGCCTGCACGGCAAACTCGCCGAGGCGCTGCAATGA
- a CDS encoding ethanolamine ammonia-lyase subunit EutB, with protein sequence MAAFAHSVGAQTYRFDSLKDVMAKASPARSGDFLAGVAALNDGERVAAQMALADIPLTHFLQEALIPYESDEVTRLIIDTHDKQAFAVVSHLTVGGFRDWLLSDAADETSLRALAPGLTPEMVAAVSKIMRVQDLVLVAQKIRVVTKFRGTLGLRGRLSTRLQPNHPTDEPSGIAASILDGLLYGNGDAMIGINPATDSIASICAMLEMLDAIIQRYDIPTQACVLTHVTTSIEAINRGVPLDLVFQSIAGTEAANASFGINLNVLQEGYDAGLSLNRGTLGQNLMYFETGQGSALSANAHHGVDQQTCETRAYAVARHFKPFLVNTVVGFIGPEYLYNGKQIIRAGLEDHFCGKLLGVPMGCDICYTNHAEADQDDMDTLLTLLGVAGINFIMGIPGSDDIMLNYQTTSFHDALYARQTLGLKPAPEFEQWLANMGIFTQADGKVRFGNNLPPAFRQALAQLG encoded by the coding sequence ATGGCCGCATTCGCCCATTCCGTCGGCGCCCAAACCTATCGCTTCGACAGCCTCAAGGACGTCATGGCCAAGGCCAGCCCGGCGCGCTCCGGGGACTTCCTCGCTGGCGTCGCAGCGCTCAACGACGGCGAGCGCGTGGCCGCGCAAATGGCCCTGGCCGACATCCCGCTCACGCATTTCCTGCAAGAAGCGTTGATTCCCTACGAATCCGATGAAGTCACCCGGCTGATCATCGACACCCACGACAAACAGGCCTTTGCCGTGGTCAGCCACCTCACCGTCGGCGGTTTTCGCGACTGGCTGCTCAGTGACGCCGCCGATGAAACCAGCCTGCGCGCCCTCGCCCCCGGCCTGACGCCGGAAATGGTCGCGGCGGTGTCGAAGATCATGCGCGTGCAGGATCTGGTGCTGGTCGCGCAGAAAATTCGCGTGGTGACGAAATTTCGCGGCACCCTCGGTCTGCGCGGACGTCTGTCGACCCGACTGCAACCCAATCACCCGACCGACGAGCCATCCGGTATTGCCGCGAGCATTCTCGACGGTCTGCTGTACGGCAACGGTGACGCCATGATCGGCATCAACCCGGCCACCGACAGCATCGCCTCGATCTGCGCGATGCTGGAAATGCTCGACGCGATCATCCAGCGCTACGACATCCCGACCCAGGCTTGCGTGCTGACCCACGTCACCACCTCTATCGAGGCGATCAACCGTGGCGTGCCGCTGGATCTGGTGTTCCAGTCGATCGCCGGCACCGAAGCGGCCAACGCCAGTTTCGGCATCAACCTGAATGTCTTGCAGGAAGGCTACGACGCCGGCCTGAGCCTGAATCGCGGCACACTCGGGCAGAACCTGATGTATTTCGAAACCGGTCAGGGCAGCGCTCTGTCGGCCAACGCCCATCACGGCGTCGATCAGCAAACCTGCGAAACCCGGGCCTATGCCGTAGCACGACATTTCAAACCGTTTCTGGTGAACACCGTCGTAGGATTTATCGGCCCGGAGTACCTGTACAACGGCAAACAGATCATCCGCGCCGGCCTCGAAGACCATTTCTGCGGCAAGCTGCTCGGCGTGCCGATGGGCTGCGACATCTGCTACACCAACCACGCCGAAGCCGATCAGGACGACATGGACACCCTGCTGACCCTCTTGGGTGTCGCCGGGATCAATTTCATCATGGGCATCCCCGGCTCCGACGACATCATGCTCAACTACCAGACCACGTCGTTCCATGACGCGCTCTACGCCCGGCAGACCCTGGGCCTGAAACCGGCGCCCGAGTTCGAGCAGTGGCTGGCAAACATGGGCATCTTCACCCAAGCGGACGGCAAGGTTCGCTTCGGTAACAACTTGCCGCCGGCCTTCCGCCAGGCGCTGGCGCAACTGGGATGA
- a CDS encoding GNAT family N-acetyltransferase, producing MRIIQATLEHLDLLTPLFVKYREFYGSLPYPDSSRAFLEKRLRRKESVIYLALADDDDKKLMGFCQLYPSFSSLSLKRVWILNDIYVAEDARRQLVADNLIRTAKKMAKETQAVRMRVSTSSNNEVAQKTYESIGFKEDTEFKNYVLPISEEL from the coding sequence ATGCGGATTATTCAAGCGACCCTCGAACATCTGGATTTGTTGACTCCGTTGTTCGTCAAATATCGCGAGTTCTACGGTTCCCTGCCTTACCCGGATTCCTCCCGCGCCTTCCTCGAAAAACGCCTGCGCCGCAAGGAATCGGTGATCTATCTGGCGCTGGCCGATGATGACGACAAGAAGCTGATGGGGTTCTGTCAGCTATACCCAAGCTTTTCTTCGTTGTCACTCAAACGCGTGTGGATCCTCAATGATATCTATGTCGCCGAAGATGCCCGCCGCCAACTGGTCGCCGACAACCTGATCCGCACCGCAAAAAAAATGGCCAAGGAAACCCAGGCCGTGCGCATGCGCGTATCCACCAGCAGCAATAATGAAGTCGCGCAGAAAACCTACGAATCCATCGGATTCAAGGAAGACACTGAATTCAAGAACTACGTATTGCCGATCAGCGAAGAGCTCTGA
- the eat gene encoding ethanolamine permease translates to MTSTTQLKPTLGTLHLWGIAVGLVISGEYFGWSYGWGTAGTLGFLVTALMVATMYTCFIFSFTELTTAIPHAGGPFAYSRRAFGEKGGLIAGIATLIEFVFAPPAIAMAIGAYLNVQYPELDPKIAAVGAYFVFMTLNILGVSIAATFELVVTVLAVAELLVFMGVVAPGFSFSNFVLNGWSGANEFTLGSIPGIFAAIPFAIWFFLAIEGAAMAAEEAKDPKRTIPKAYVSGILTLVFLAIGVMVMAGGVGDWRQLSNINDPLPQAMKAVVGNNSSWMHMLVWIGLFGLVASFHGIILGYSRQFFALARAGYLPKGLAKLSRFQTPHRAILAGGVIGIAAIYSDGLVNLQGMTLTAAMITMSVFGAIVMYIISMLSLFKLRKTEPNLERTFRAPGYPVVPAIALFLAVVCLVAMAWFNTLIGCVFLGFMAAGYLYFQLTAKQRSEAPADAMLEGI, encoded by the coding sequence ATGACTTCCACCACACAGCTCAAACCCACACTCGGCACCCTGCACCTGTGGGGCATTGCCGTCGGCCTGGTGATTTCCGGCGAATACTTCGGCTGGAGTTACGGCTGGGGTACTGCGGGCACCCTCGGTTTTCTGGTCACGGCGCTGATGGTCGCGACCATGTACACCTGCTTCATCTTCAGTTTTACCGAATTGACCACCGCCATCCCACACGCGGGCGGGCCGTTTGCCTACAGCCGCCGGGCGTTCGGCGAGAAAGGCGGATTGATCGCCGGCATCGCCACATTGATCGAGTTCGTCTTTGCGCCACCGGCGATTGCCATGGCCATTGGCGCCTACCTCAACGTGCAGTATCCGGAGCTTGATCCGAAGATCGCGGCGGTCGGCGCGTACTTTGTGTTCATGACCCTGAATATTCTCGGCGTGAGTATCGCCGCGACCTTTGAACTGGTGGTCACCGTGCTCGCCGTCGCTGAGCTGCTGGTATTCATGGGCGTAGTTGCGCCGGGCTTCAGCTTCAGCAACTTCGTGCTCAACGGCTGGTCGGGCGCCAACGAATTCACCCTCGGCTCGATTCCGGGGATCTTCGCGGCGATACCGTTTGCGATCTGGTTCTTCCTCGCCATCGAAGGTGCGGCCATGGCGGCCGAAGAGGCGAAAGACCCGAAACGCACGATTCCCAAGGCATACGTCAGCGGCATTCTGACCTTGGTATTTCTGGCGATCGGCGTGATGGTCATGGCCGGTGGCGTCGGCGACTGGCGTCAGCTGTCGAACATCAACGATCCGCTGCCACAGGCGATGAAAGCGGTGGTCGGCAACAATTCCTCGTGGATGCACATGCTGGTGTGGATCGGCCTGTTCGGCCTGGTGGCCAGTTTCCACGGGATCATTCTCGGTTACTCGCGGCAGTTCTTCGCCCTCGCCCGCGCCGGTTATCTGCCCAAGGGGCTGGCCAAACTGTCGCGTTTCCAGACTCCGCACCGGGCGATTCTGGCCGGCGGCGTGATCGGCATCGCGGCAATCTACAGCGATGGTCTGGTCAATCTGCAAGGCATGACCCTGACCGCCGCGATGATCACCATGTCGGTGTTCGGCGCCATCGTGATGTACATCATCAGCATGCTCAGCCTGTTCAAACTGCGCAAAACCGAACCGAACCTGGAACGCACCTTCCGCGCGCCGGGGTATCCGGTGGTGCCGGCGATTGCGCTGTTTCTGGCGGTGGTGTGCCTGGTGGCGATGGCGTGGTTCAACACGCTGATCGGTTGTGTGTTCCTTGGCTTTATGGCCGCCGGTTACCTGTATTTCCAGCTGACCGCCAAGCAGCGCTCCGAAGCGCCGGCAGACGCTATGCTCGAAGGGATCTAG
- the ubiX gene encoding flavin prenyltransferase UbiX yields the protein MNTFARDGGPERITLAMTGASGAQYGLRLLDCLVREDREVHFLISKAAQLVMATETDVTLPPKPQMMQAFLTEYTGAAAGQIRVYGKEDWMSPVASGSGAPAAMVVVPCSTGTLSAIATGACNNLIERAADVTLKERRQLILVPREAPYSSIHLEHMLKLSNMGVTILPASPGFYHQPQTIDDLIDFVVARILNLLGIPQDMLPRWGEHHLSSDE from the coding sequence ATGAACACTTTTGCCCGGGACGGCGGCCCGGAACGCATCACGCTGGCCATGACCGGCGCGTCTGGCGCGCAGTACGGCTTGCGCCTGCTTGATTGCCTGGTGCGTGAAGATCGCGAGGTGCACTTCCTGATCTCCAAGGCCGCACAACTGGTGATGGCCACCGAGACCGATGTGACGTTGCCGCCGAAGCCGCAGATGATGCAGGCGTTCCTGACCGAATACACCGGGGCTGCCGCCGGGCAGATCCGCGTGTACGGCAAGGAAGACTGGATGTCGCCGGTAGCCTCGGGGTCTGGTGCGCCGGCGGCGATGGTCGTGGTGCCGTGTTCTACGGGCACGCTGTCGGCGATTGCCACGGGCGCCTGCAATAACCTGATCGAACGCGCGGCTGATGTGACATTGAAAGAGCGTCGCCAGTTGATTCTGGTGCCGCGCGAAGCGCCGTATTCGAGCATTCATCTGGAGCACATGCTCAAGCTGTCGAACATGGGCGTGACCATTCTGCCGGCCTCGCCGGGGTTTTATCACCAGCCGCAGACCATCGATGACCTGATCGATTTCGTTGTGGCGCGGATCCTCAATCTGCTCGGCATTCCCCAGGACATGCTGCCGCGTTGGGGTGAGCATCATCTGAGCAGCGATGAATAA
- a CDS encoding aldehyde dehydrogenase family protein, whose protein sequence is MRYAHPGTEGAKVSFKSKYGNYIGGEFVAPVKGQYFTNTSPVNGQPIAEFPRSTAEDIDKALDAAHAAADAWGSTSVQARSLILLKIADRIEQNLELLAITETWDNGKAIRETLNADIPLAADHFRYFAGCLRAQEGSAAEIDGNTVAYHIHEPLGVVGQIIPWNFPILMAAWKLAPALAAGNCVVLKPAEQTPLGITVLLELIGDLLPPGVLNIVQGYGKEAGEALATSKRIAKIAFTGSTPVGSHIMKCAAENIIPSTVELGGKSPNIFFEDIMQAEPTFIEKAAEGLVLAFFNQGEVCTCPSRALVQESIYDEFMAVVMKKVLQIKRGDPLDTDTMVGAQASEQQFDKILSYLEIAKGEGAELLTGGKVEKLEGNLSSGYYIQPTLLKGTNKMRVFQEEIFGPVVSITTFKDEAEALAIANDTEFGLGAGLWTRDINRAYRMGRAIKAGRVWTNCYHLYPAHAAFGGYKKSGVGRETHKMMLDHYQQTKNLLVSYDINPLGFF, encoded by the coding sequence ATGCGTTACGCTCACCCCGGTACTGAAGGCGCCAAAGTCTCGTTCAAGAGCAAGTACGGTAACTACATCGGCGGCGAGTTCGTCGCGCCTGTCAAAGGTCAGTACTTCACCAATACCTCGCCAGTGAATGGTCAACCGATTGCCGAATTCCCCCGCTCCACTGCCGAAGACATCGACAAGGCACTGGACGCCGCCCACGCCGCTGCTGATGCGTGGGGTTCGACCTCCGTGCAGGCACGTTCGCTGATCCTGCTGAAAATTGCCGACCGTATCGAACAGAACCTCGAACTGCTGGCGATCACCGAAACCTGGGACAACGGCAAAGCCATCCGCGAAACCCTCAACGCCGACATCCCGCTGGCGGCCGACCATTTCCGCTACTTCGCCGGTTGCCTGCGCGCCCAGGAAGGCAGCGCTGCCGAAATCGACGGCAACACCGTGGCCTATCACATTCATGAACCGCTGGGCGTGGTCGGCCAGATCATCCCGTGGAACTTCCCGATCCTGATGGCCGCGTGGAAACTCGCGCCGGCGTTGGCCGCGGGCAACTGCGTGGTACTCAAACCCGCCGAGCAAACCCCGCTGGGCATTACCGTGTTGCTGGAACTGATCGGTGACCTGCTGCCGCCAGGCGTGCTGAACATTGTTCAGGGCTACGGCAAAGAAGCCGGCGAAGCGCTGGCCACCAGCAAACGCATCGCCAAGATCGCCTTCACCGGCTCGACCCCGGTCGGCTCGCACATCATGAAATGCGCGGCCGAGAACATCATTCCGTCCACCGTGGAACTGGGCGGCAAATCGCCGAACATCTTCTTCGAAGACATCATGCAGGCCGAGCCGACCTTTATCGAAAAAGCCGCTGAAGGTCTGGTGCTGGCGTTCTTCAACCAGGGCGAAGTCTGCACCTGCCCTTCCCGCGCACTGGTGCAGGAATCGATCTACGACGAGTTCATGGCCGTCGTCATGAAGAAAGTCCTGCAAATCAAACGTGGCGATCCGCTGGACACCGACACCATGGTCGGCGCCCAGGCGTCCGAGCAGCAATTCGACAAAATCCTTTCGTATCTGGAAATTGCCAAGGGCGAAGGCGCCGAGCTGCTGACGGGCGGCAAAGTGGAAAAACTCGAGGGCAATCTGTCGAGCGGTTATTACATTCAGCCGACCCTGCTCAAGGGCACCAACAAGATGCGCGTGTTCCAGGAAGAAATCTTCGGCCCGGTGGTGAGCATCACCACGTTCAAGGACGAAGCCGAAGCCTTGGCCATCGCCAACGACACCGAGTTCGGTCTCGGCGCCGGTCTGTGGACCCGCGACATCAACCGCGCCTACCGCATGGGCCGCGCGATCAAGGCCGGTCGCGTGTGGACCAACTGCTACCACCTGTACCCGGCGCATGCCGCGTTCGGCGGGTACAAGAAGTCCGGCGTCGGCCGTGAAACCCACAAGATGATGCTCGATCACTATCAGCAGACCAAAAACCTGCTGGTGAGCTACGACATCAATCCGTTGGGCTTCTTCTAA